The proteins below come from a single Roseiflexus sp. RS-1 genomic window:
- a CDS encoding DUF4938 domain-containing protein, producing the protein MTIDICTLATFDGPNRFDPRPGVLAHLRAGRDYSLALRAALKDAAQRIGLVIAAPHIDSRVAEGEVWHEAFFVTPMPAIGAEMLRYVVALLNARDAGDEEWDADGRLWDLQKKRRAEALPIQALQLIAEASARRIPAFTRRDGLIQIGYGARGYTLDPALFHKSESNPRPSDAGASAPPFASSPLSAAVPWDRLGSVPVVVISGSAPASTAGIFAAQVAERRGRTVSALSASFDAARACLTDPQAEMVILDLDPFDLLRRGLPVEHCLVSALIDLPDALVSEAGSRDDLARALGVALLVTAPGGRGILNADDPSILALADYAPCPLILIARSEHAVLRAHRAAGGSALFLRDQAIVVAHGWDETTIAPPPDLDPWQALVVEALHRAFAEGMHAIC; encoded by the coding sequence ATGACAATTGACATCTGCACCCTGGCGACGTTTGACGGTCCCAATCGTTTCGATCCACGCCCTGGCGTCCTGGCGCATCTCCGCGCCGGGCGCGACTATAGTCTGGCATTGCGCGCGGCGCTCAAAGACGCTGCACAGCGTATCGGTCTGGTGATCGCTGCCCCGCATATCGATAGCCGTGTTGCAGAGGGTGAGGTCTGGCATGAAGCGTTCTTCGTGACACCGATGCCGGCGATTGGCGCAGAGATGCTGCGCTATGTCGTGGCGCTGCTCAACGCGCGCGATGCCGGTGATGAGGAGTGGGATGCGGACGGGCGTCTGTGGGATTTGCAGAAGAAACGCCGGGCTGAAGCCCTGCCGATCCAGGCGCTGCAACTGATCGCCGAAGCGTCGGCGCGGCGGATCCCGGCTTTTACGCGGCGTGATGGTCTGATTCAGATCGGCTACGGTGCGCGTGGTTACACGCTTGATCCAGCATTGTTTCACAAAAGCGAGTCGAATCCGCGTCCATCCGATGCCGGCGCCAGCGCGCCACCCTTCGCGTCATCGCCGCTGAGTGCGGCAGTTCCCTGGGATCGTCTGGGGAGCGTTCCGGTGGTCGTCATTTCCGGCAGCGCCCCGGCGTCAACCGCAGGCATCTTTGCCGCTCAAGTGGCAGAACGACGGGGTAGAACGGTCAGCGCCCTGTCGGCGTCATTCGACGCAGCACGCGCTTGCTTGACGGATCCGCAGGCTGAAATGGTGATCCTGGACCTGGATCCGTTCGATCTGCTGCGGCGCGGATTGCCGGTCGAGCACTGCCTGGTCAGTGCATTGATCGATCTGCCGGATGCGCTGGTATCTGAAGCCGGGAGCCGTGACGATCTGGCGCGTGCGTTGGGCGTTGCACTGCTGGTGACGGCGCCGGGCGGGCGCGGGATTCTCAATGCCGATGATCCGTCGATCCTGGCGCTCGCTGACTATGCGCCGTGCCCGTTGATCCTGATAGCCCGCTCGGAGCATGCGGTGCTGCGGGCGCATCGTGCAGCAGGGGGCAGCGCACTCTTCCTGCGCGATCAGGCGATTGTGGTTGCCCATGGGTGGGATGAGACGACCATCGCGCCTCCGCCAGACCTGGATCCCTGGCAGGCGCTCGTGGTTGAGGCGTTGCATCGTGCGTTCGCGGAGGGGATGCACGCGATATGTTGA
- a CDS encoding M20 family metallopeptidase produces MNDASLRREITDLACDLIAFESTADHPSELKAAIDYVEQYARQIDGVLIRRYEVEQKPGLMVTLRDTHTPALLLNGHLDVVAARAEQYRPVVRDGRIYGRGSQDMKGACAVLMRLMKDLAAAPQPPDVGFMYVTDEEIGGFHGTSYLLEQGWRTRFFIAAEPTDLNICYAAKGMVRFDVTLHGKPAHGSRPWDGVNPILLLRDGLQALERRFPTPTEAVWATTAVPTVVRGGETLNRIPETVTLSLDIRHIPEETPDEIEAAVRACFPGATVVRNSNGGIPLLTDPNDPHLARLAASVERITGRQPAFYREHYGSDARFYSGAGIPAICFGPVGAGLHSDEEWVDIASLERLYRILYDFARVAAHEDQE; encoded by the coding sequence ATGAACGATGCCTCGTTGCGACGTGAGATCACCGACCTCGCCTGTGACCTGATTGCCTTTGAGTCGACTGCCGACCATCCATCAGAATTGAAGGCAGCGATTGATTATGTCGAGCAATACGCCCGTCAGATCGACGGAGTATTGATCCGGCGATACGAGGTTGAACAGAAGCCAGGTCTGATGGTGACGCTGCGCGACACGCACACGCCAGCGCTTCTGCTCAACGGACACCTCGATGTGGTCGCTGCGCGTGCAGAGCAATACCGTCCCGTTGTGCGCGACGGGCGCATCTACGGTCGCGGCAGTCAGGATATGAAAGGCGCATGCGCTGTGCTCATGCGGCTGATGAAAGACCTGGCTGCGGCGCCCCAACCGCCCGACGTTGGCTTTATGTATGTCACTGATGAGGAGATCGGCGGCTTCCACGGAACGAGTTATCTGCTGGAGCAGGGGTGGCGCACCCGCTTCTTCATCGCTGCGGAACCGACCGACCTCAACATCTGCTATGCAGCAAAAGGCATGGTGCGGTTCGATGTCACACTCCATGGCAAACCGGCGCACGGTTCGCGTCCGTGGGATGGAGTCAACCCGATCCTGCTGCTGCGCGACGGGTTGCAGGCGCTCGAACGACGCTTCCCCACCCCCACGGAAGCAGTCTGGGCAACGACCGCCGTGCCGACCGTAGTGCGTGGCGGCGAGACGCTCAACCGCATTCCTGAGACCGTCACCCTCTCGCTCGATATTCGCCACATTCCTGAAGAAACCCCTGACGAGATCGAAGCTGCTGTGCGCGCCTGTTTCCCCGGCGCGACTGTGGTTCGCAACAGCAACGGCGGCATCCCGCTGCTGACCGACCCCAACGACCCGCACCTTGCGCGCCTTGCTGCCAGCGTCGAGCGCATCACCGGGCGCCAGCCAGCATTCTACCGTGAGCATTACGGTTCAGACGCCCGGTTCTACAGCGGCGCTGGCATTCCGGCGATCTGTTTCGGACCGGTGGGCGCCGGATTGCACTCCGATGAAGAGTGGGTCGATATTGCCAGTCTGGAGCGCCTCTACCGGATTCTGTACGATTTCGCACGGGTGGCGGCTCATGAAGATCAGGAATAG
- a CDS encoding glucosaminidase domain-containing protein — MITRRQFLKVLIATCATAAAGSTGRASERSAYQVYLPLVQASAAAPPEPTEPPLPPTPVPPPDDDLPPILDDAPIVGRATGTAEMAIAWLTPRADSGYTPFDIGVIVQAYRSIGDAAGIDWFLALAQMAHETGHLTSFWSLRPQRNPAGIGVTGEWRSDPPPDPSGWAYNTQRQRWERGISFPTWVDHAIPAHLGRLLAYALTDAQANETQRALIATALAVRPLPSHLRGIAPTIPGLNGRWASPGTTYGQSIIALARRMRYGPASIEGEEG; from the coding sequence GTGATAACCCGTCGCCAGTTTCTTAAAGTATTGATCGCCACATGTGCGACTGCCGCCGCTGGATCAACCGGTCGAGCCAGTGAACGTTCAGCATACCAGGTCTATCTGCCGCTGGTTCAGGCGTCCGCCGCAGCACCGCCCGAACCGACCGAACCGCCCCTTCCGCCCACGCCGGTTCCACCGCCCGATGACGATCTTCCACCCATCCTCGATGATGCACCGATTGTCGGTCGAGCAACCGGTACGGCAGAGATGGCGATCGCCTGGTTGACGCCGCGCGCCGATTCCGGTTATACCCCCTTCGATATTGGCGTCATTGTCCAGGCATACCGCTCCATCGGCGACGCAGCCGGCATAGACTGGTTTCTGGCGCTGGCACAGATGGCGCACGAAACGGGTCACCTGACCAGTTTCTGGAGTCTGCGCCCGCAGCGCAACCCGGCGGGTATCGGCGTCACCGGCGAGTGGCGCAGCGATCCGCCGCCCGATCCGAGTGGATGGGCGTACAATACGCAGCGGCAACGCTGGGAACGCGGCATCAGTTTCCCGACATGGGTTGACCATGCTATCCCGGCCCACCTGGGGCGGTTGCTGGCATACGCCCTCACCGATGCACAGGCGAACGAGACGCAACGCGCGCTGATCGCCACGGCGCTTGCAGTCCGACCACTCCCCTCCCATCTGCGGGGCATCGCTCCGACAATTCCCGGTCTCAACGGTCGATGGGCATCACCCGGTACGACCTATGGACAGTCGATCATTGCGCTTGCACGGCGGATGCGGTACGGACCGGCAAGCATCGAGGGGGAGGAAGGTTAA
- the mgsA gene encoding methylglyoxal synthase, with the protein MIGRRPTLALIAHDRKKDDIVLFTLRHRDALAGCRLIATGTTGERIARATRLEVERMLSGPMGGDAQIAARVAQGEIDGVIFLVDPLYAHPHEPDIQGLLRVCNLYNVPLATNLATAELVIAGLPQGEAV; encoded by the coding sequence GTGATCGGACGACGACCAACGCTGGCGCTGATTGCGCATGACCGCAAAAAGGACGACATCGTGCTCTTTACGTTACGCCACCGCGATGCGCTTGCCGGGTGTCGCCTGATCGCCACCGGAACGACCGGGGAGCGAATCGCGCGAGCGACGCGCCTGGAGGTCGAACGAATGCTGTCGGGACCGATGGGTGGCGATGCGCAGATCGCAGCGCGGGTTGCCCAGGGTGAGATCGATGGGGTCATTTTCCTGGTCGACCCGCTCTACGCCCATCCGCACGAGCCGGATATTCAGGGGTTGCTGCGGGTGTGCAATCTCTACAATGTGCCGCTGGCCACCAACCTGGCGACCGCCGAACTGGTGATTGCCGGTCTGCCGCAGGGAGAGGCGGTGTAG
- a CDS encoding permease, with the protein MAQVLTSPAEHARAADRRAWLMVAGAAVVWLVAYRSIQPLANWLTYGLIGLQPGSHLGESVAFFLYDVPKILLLLSGMIFVISTVRSFFSPERTRALLTGKREGVGNLLAASLGVVTPFCSCSAVPLFIGFVEAGIPLGVTFSFLIAAPMVNEVALVMLFGLFGWQIAALYMAAGLAIAVASGMVIGRLQMERYVEDFVWQIRSGGGAVAATDPTWSQRFALAWQSTREIVGRVWLYVIIGIAVGAGIHGYVPEQAMADIMGREAWWSVPAAVLLGVPLYANAAGVMPVIQALIAKGAALGTALAFMMAVVALSLPEMIILRRVLKPRLIITFIGITAAGIVAIGYLFNLVI; encoded by the coding sequence ATGGCACAGGTTCTTACATCACCGGCAGAACACGCGAGAGCCGCAGATCGTCGCGCCTGGTTGATGGTGGCCGGAGCGGCGGTTGTCTGGCTCGTGGCGTACAGGAGCATCCAACCGCTGGCAAACTGGCTGACCTATGGGTTGATCGGTCTTCAACCAGGATCGCACCTGGGAGAGTCGGTCGCCTTCTTTCTCTACGATGTTCCCAAGATCCTGCTCCTGCTCAGCGGTATGATTTTCGTTATCTCGACAGTCCGTTCCTTTTTCAGCCCTGAACGAACGCGTGCGTTGCTTACCGGGAAGCGTGAGGGGGTCGGCAACCTGTTGGCAGCGAGCCTTGGCGTGGTGACGCCGTTCTGTTCCTGTTCCGCCGTGCCGCTCTTTATCGGTTTCGTTGAAGCGGGCATTCCGCTGGGTGTCACCTTTTCGTTTCTCATCGCCGCCCCAATGGTGAATGAAGTCGCTCTGGTGATGCTCTTCGGTCTCTTCGGCTGGCAGATCGCGGCGCTCTACATGGCAGCGGGGTTGGCGATTGCCGTGGCGTCGGGAATGGTCATTGGGCGTTTGCAGATGGAACGGTACGTAGAGGACTTCGTCTGGCAGATCCGATCCGGCGGCGGAGCAGTTGCCGCCACCGACCCGACATGGTCGCAACGCTTCGCGCTTGCCTGGCAAAGCACGCGCGAGATTGTCGGGCGGGTCTGGCTGTATGTCATCATTGGCATTGCCGTCGGCGCCGGCATTCATGGCTACGTGCCGGAACAGGCGATGGCCGACATTATGGGACGCGAAGCGTGGTGGTCGGTTCCGGCGGCAGTGCTGCTGGGGGTCCCGCTCTATGCGAATGCCGCTGGTGTGATGCCGGTCATTCAGGCGCTGATTGCGAAAGGCGCAGCGCTCGGAACGGCGCTGGCGTTCATGATGGCTGTCGTCGCCCTGAGTCTGCCGGAGATGATCATTCTCCGACGGGTGCTCAAGCCGCGCCTGATCATCACCTTCATCGGCATCACAGCGGCGGGCATTGTTGCTATCGGGTATCTGTTCAACCTGGTGATCTGA
- a CDS encoding thioredoxin family protein gives MVSVKILGSGCANCKRLEAVVAKVIAERGIDAAIEKVTDYAHMMRWNILQTPGLVINDTLVSAGRIPSESEITAWLTQH, from the coding sequence ATGGTCTCGGTCAAGATTCTTGGGTCGGGTTGCGCCAATTGCAAACGTCTCGAAGCGGTTGTGGCAAAAGTGATCGCCGAACGCGGCATCGATGCCGCAATTGAAAAAGTGACCGACTATGCGCACATGATGCGCTGGAACATTCTGCAAACCCCCGGTCTGGTCATCAACGACACGCTGGTCTCCGCTGGCCGCATTCCCAGCGAGTCCGAAATCACCGCCTGGCTGACGCAACATTGA
- a CDS encoding ArsR/SmtB family transcription factor, with protein MRSHETTFISEALIFKALMHPTRIALLEALREGEQCVCRLEEAFAMPQAYISQQLAVLRRVGLIADRRRGVNIFYRIAKPEVLQMIDLARTMVNSDAHSISAGTLSACTCARRTDRISTVLDSTE; from the coding sequence ATGCGATCACATGAGACAACATTCATTTCTGAGGCGCTCATCTTCAAGGCGTTGATGCATCCAACGCGGATTGCGCTTCTGGAAGCGCTCCGCGAAGGTGAGCAGTGCGTCTGTCGTCTCGAAGAGGCGTTCGCCATGCCGCAGGCGTACATCTCGCAGCAACTGGCAGTCCTGCGCCGGGTCGGGCTGATCGCCGACCGCCGCAGAGGGGTGAACATTTTCTACCGCATTGCGAAGCCGGAAGTGCTCCAGATGATCGACCTGGCGCGCACGATGGTGAACAGCGATGCGCACAGCATCAGTGCAGGAACGCTCTCCGCCTGCACGTGCGCACGACGTACTGATCGCATATCGACCGTTCTCGATAGCACTGAGTAG
- a CDS encoding STAS domain-containing protein — protein sequence MTQRQVVTALLIIQIFGTILLATGQVLRDASSIILPMSIAIAILLIVLLWAYRRGWEPARMIDIVIVTVAVGIATPDEFVVQRQALIALVPMALAQVLGGPRWVVGSALGMLAIFTLRAGSEHGFVTTYTADLRTIAIFIFIVASMALSRIIADTAVRNAMKQQQRAEEAFARIETQAQTLQEQTQALQAQNQRQQRLLDLVAQLETPAILLAEGVLLAPVVGPIDDQRAQSFVGRLLEAASLQRARLVIIDIAGASNVDSRAAALLGQAVQALRLIGCQVAISGISAELAHTLVTAGISFNGVPTVRTPREAIEHFQILIELS from the coding sequence ATGACACAGCGCCAGGTTGTCACTGCCCTGCTGATTATCCAGATCTTTGGAACAATATTGCTGGCGACCGGTCAGGTGCTGCGCGATGCCTCCAGCATTATTCTGCCGATGAGCATTGCCATCGCAATCCTGCTGATCGTCTTGCTGTGGGCATACCGGCGCGGGTGGGAACCGGCGCGCATGATCGACATCGTGATTGTGACGGTTGCGGTTGGCATCGCCACACCTGACGAGTTCGTCGTGCAACGTCAGGCGCTGATTGCGCTTGTGCCGATGGCGCTGGCGCAGGTGCTTGGCGGGCCCCGCTGGGTGGTCGGCAGCGCGCTGGGGATGCTCGCCATTTTCACCCTGCGCGCCGGATCAGAGCATGGTTTCGTGACCACCTACACCGCCGATCTGCGCACAATTGCCATCTTTATCTTCATTGTCGCCAGCATGGCGCTGAGTCGCATCATCGCCGATACCGCCGTGCGCAACGCGATGAAGCAGCAACAACGGGCTGAAGAGGCGTTTGCGCGCATCGAGACGCAGGCGCAGACCCTTCAGGAACAAACGCAGGCGCTGCAAGCGCAGAATCAGCGCCAGCAACGGTTGCTCGATCTCGTAGCGCAACTGGAAACCCCGGCAATCCTGCTGGCAGAGGGAGTGCTGCTGGCGCCGGTCGTCGGACCGATCGATGATCAACGGGCGCAATCGTTCGTCGGGCGGTTGCTCGAAGCTGCCAGCCTCCAGCGGGCGCGCCTGGTGATTATTGACATCGCTGGCGCCTCGAATGTGGACAGCCGCGCGGCTGCGCTGCTGGGGCAGGCGGTGCAGGCGCTGCGCCTGATCGGATGCCAGGTGGCAATCAGCGGCATCTCGGCAGAACTGGCGCACACCCTGGTGACTGCCGGCATCTCCTTCAATGGCGTACCCACGGTGCGCACCCCGCGCGAAGCAATCGAACACTTCCAGATACTGATCGAATTGTCTTGA
- a CDS encoding suppressor of fused domain protein — translation MTFDLNRFRATLDAAHVRNDDPTTLVFDNYLRWKGVPAFLVRPVFKNDAPPAEVFVSPHFTVLVYRANPLYTTLCTLGASYRTIPFSRASFGDERGVRYEYIMHAAPSHEQQVAQLLALIAEYPFIHTIEIGPGYILPVGEPVVPGSSMEYLYFTYPYLDDGRLYESDPWGQIERPDLLIQMLWVLPIYRSEAQFIRTNGMEAFEQRLQERHSRIYDAYDMLRLPVVEHVP, via the coding sequence ATGACATTCGACCTCAACCGGTTCCGTGCGACACTCGATGCCGCGCATGTGCGCAATGACGACCCGACCACGCTGGTGTTCGACAACTACCTGCGCTGGAAGGGTGTGCCCGCATTTCTTGTACGTCCGGTTTTCAAGAATGACGCGCCGCCAGCCGAAGTGTTCGTGTCACCCCACTTTACGGTGCTGGTATACCGGGCAAACCCGCTCTATACGACGCTCTGCACCCTCGGCGCCAGTTACCGCACCATTCCCTTCAGCCGCGCCAGTTTCGGCGATGAGCGCGGCGTGCGTTACGAGTACATCATGCATGCTGCGCCGTCGCACGAACAGCAGGTCGCCCAACTCCTGGCGCTGATAGCCGAATACCCGTTCATCCATACCATCGAGATCGGACCCGGATATATTCTGCCTGTTGGTGAACCGGTTGTGCCGGGATCGTCGATGGAGTACCTCTACTTCACTTACCCGTATCTTGATGATGGTCGATTGTACGAAAGCGATCCCTGGGGTCAGATTGAACGTCCCGACCTGTTGATCCAGATGCTGTGGGTGCTGCCGATCTATCGATCCGAAGCACAGTTTATTCGCACAAACGGCATGGAGGCATTCGAGCAGCGCTTGCAGGAACGTCATTCACGCATCTACGACGCTTACGATATGCTGCGTTTGCCGGTTGTGGAGCACGTACCATGA
- a CDS encoding glycoside hydrolase family 13 protein: MTIHTPDWVKHAVFYQIFPDRFAWSARVAKPNNLQPWDSPPTPEGYKGGDLLGVVERLDYLQDLGITAIYFTPIFQSASNHRYHTHDYYQVDPMLGGNRAFRELLEACHRRGMRVVLDGVFNHASRGFFQFNDILENGPHSAYLDWFFIEGWPLHPYDGARPANYRAWFNNRALPKFNTDNPQVREFLMQVAEHWIRQGIDGWRLDVPFEITTEGFWQEFRQRVKAINPEAYIVGEVWRDARQWLQGDQFDGVMNYLFAGPTIAYAAGPRVDPAQVVGRDYVTSPPLTGAEYARVIDDVVTLYDWEIQLTQLNLFDSHDTARLLTIARGDRSSVRLATILLMTFPGAPSVFYGDEIGLEGGVDPDARRTMPWDRPETWDMAALAYHKRLIELRHTLPALRTGTFHTLYADDAVFAFARKLENQTVIVVVNNDDQPRRVSIPVAGMLPDGHDLIARYGNYRNRIIHGTLEVQAPARDGLILA, from the coding sequence ATGACCATTCATACGCCCGACTGGGTCAAACACGCTGTTTTCTATCAGATTTTTCCCGACCGTTTCGCCTGGAGCGCCCGGGTCGCCAAACCGAACAACCTCCAGCCCTGGGACAGCCCTCCAACACCAGAAGGGTACAAAGGCGGCGATCTGTTGGGCGTCGTCGAACGGCTGGATTACCTGCAGGATCTGGGGATCACGGCGATCTACTTCACGCCGATCTTCCAGTCCGCCTCGAACCATCGGTACCACACCCACGACTACTATCAGGTCGATCCGATGCTCGGCGGCAACCGGGCATTCCGTGAGTTGCTGGAAGCGTGCCACCGGCGCGGCATGCGCGTCGTGCTCGATGGCGTCTTCAATCACGCCAGCCGCGGCTTTTTCCAGTTCAACGACATTCTCGAAAACGGACCCCACTCCGCGTACCTGGACTGGTTCTTCATCGAGGGATGGCCCCTGCATCCGTATGATGGCGCGCGCCCGGCAAACTATCGCGCGTGGTTCAACAACCGGGCGCTGCCAAAGTTCAACACCGACAACCCGCAGGTGCGCGAGTTTCTCATGCAGGTCGCCGAGCACTGGATCCGCCAGGGCATCGACGGCTGGCGACTGGATGTGCCGTTCGAGATCACGACCGAAGGGTTCTGGCAGGAATTCCGCCAGCGGGTGAAAGCCATCAACCCTGAAGCCTACATCGTCGGCGAGGTATGGCGCGATGCGCGCCAGTGGTTGCAGGGCGACCAGTTCGATGGCGTGATGAACTATCTCTTCGCCGGACCGACGATTGCCTACGCCGCCGGACCGCGCGTCGATCCGGCGCAGGTGGTCGGAAGGGATTATGTCACATCACCGCCGCTGACCGGTGCCGAGTATGCGCGGGTGATCGACGACGTGGTGACTCTCTACGACTGGGAGATCCAACTGACGCAGCTGAACCTGTTCGACAGCCACGACACGGCGCGCCTGCTGACCATCGCGCGCGGCGACCGCAGCAGTGTGCGCCTGGCGACGATCCTGCTCATGACCTTTCCCGGAGCGCCGTCGGTGTTCTACGGAGACGAAATCGGACTGGAGGGAGGCGTCGATCCGGATGCCCGTCGCACGATGCCGTGGGATCGCCCGGAAACCTGGGATATGGCGGCGCTGGCGTACCACAAGCGCCTGATCGAACTGCGTCACACACTGCCAGCGCTGCGCACCGGCACATTCCATACGCTCTACGCCGATGACGCTGTGTTCGCCTTTGCGCGCAAACTGGAAAACCAGACGGTGATTGTCGTGGTCAACAATGATGATCAACCGCGCCGCGTCTCCATCCCGGTCGCCGGTATGCTTCCCGACGGGCACGACCTGATTGCTCGCTACGGCAACTACCGCAACCGTATCATTCATGGTACACTTGAAGTACAGGCGCCGGCTCGCGATGGACTGATCCTGGCATGA
- a CDS encoding Uma2 family endonuclease, whose protein sequence is MTTLQLAIPYLESGDRLTRAEFERRYNAMPDGFKAELIEGVVSVASPVRFATHSEPHSRIITLLGVYAAATPGVRVGNNATVRLDWENELQPDGLLRLENGTSTIDADGYVCGPLEFVAEIAGSSAAQDMHAKLRVYRRAGVQEYLVWLVFEERIVWFTLDEGEYRQIPADPDHITRSRIFPGLWFDLPALLRGDMATALAALQQGIAAADHAAFVIRLRSGE, encoded by the coding sequence ATGACAACACTGCAACTGGCGATACCGTATCTCGAAAGCGGCGACCGGCTCACGCGGGCGGAGTTCGAGCGACGCTACAACGCTATGCCGGATGGCTTCAAAGCCGAACTGATCGAAGGAGTTGTCTCCGTGGCTTCCCCCGTTCGCTTCGCAACTCACAGCGAACCGCACAGTCGGATTATCACGCTCCTTGGCGTCTATGCAGCGGCAACTCCCGGCGTCCGTGTCGGCAATAACGCAACCGTGCGGCTCGACTGGGAGAATGAACTCCAACCTGACGGGCTGTTGCGCCTCGAAAACGGCACATCAACCATCGACGCCGATGGCTACGTTTGCGGACCGCTGGAGTTCGTCGCTGAAATTGCTGGAAGTAGCGCTGCGCAGGACATGCACGCCAAACTGCGCGTCTACCGTCGCGCCGGCGTGCAGGAATATCTGGTGTGGCTGGTCTTCGAGGAGCGCATTGTCTGGTTCACACTCGACGAAGGCGAGTACCGTCAGATACCCGCCGACCCCGACCATATCACGCGCAGCCGCATCTTTCCCGGTCTCTGGTTCGACCTGCCCGCGCTTCTGCGCGGCGATATGGCAACCGCACTTGCGGCGCTGCAGCAGGGGATCGCCGCTGCCGACCACGCCGCTTTTGTCATCCGCCTGCGATCCGGTGAGTGA